In Kitasatospora sp. NA04385, a single genomic region encodes these proteins:
- the trxB gene encoding thioredoxin-disulfide reductase: protein MSDVRNVIIIGSGPSGYTAALYTARASLKPLVFEGAVTAGGALMNTTEVENFPGYRDGIMGPELMDNMRAQAERFGAELVPDDVVAVDLTGEIKTVTDSEGTVHRARAVIVATGSQHRKLGLPNEDKLSGRGVSWCATCDGFFFRDQDIAVVGGGDTALEEATFLSRFARSVTVVHRRGSLRASKAMQERAFADPKITFAWDSAVEEIHGDPKLSGVTLRDTNTGDLRELPVTGLFIAIGHDPRTELFKGQLDLDAEGYLKVEAPSTRTNVPGVFAAGDVVDHTYRQAITAAGTGCSAALDAERYLAALADADEAPAAVVAV from the coding sequence GTGAGCGACGTCCGTAACGTGATCATCATCGGTTCCGGCCCGTCCGGGTACACCGCTGCGCTCTACACCGCGCGCGCCTCCCTGAAGCCGCTGGTGTTCGAGGGCGCGGTCACGGCCGGCGGCGCCCTGATGAACACCACCGAGGTGGAGAACTTCCCGGGCTACCGCGACGGCATCATGGGCCCCGAGCTGATGGACAACATGCGTGCCCAGGCCGAGCGCTTCGGCGCCGAGCTGGTCCCGGACGACGTCGTCGCCGTCGACCTCACCGGCGAGATCAAGACCGTCACCGACTCCGAGGGCACCGTGCACCGCGCCCGCGCCGTGATCGTCGCGACCGGCTCGCAGCACCGCAAGCTCGGCCTCCCGAACGAGGACAAGCTCTCCGGCCGCGGCGTCTCCTGGTGCGCGACCTGCGACGGCTTCTTCTTCCGCGACCAGGACATCGCGGTGGTCGGCGGCGGCGACACCGCCCTGGAGGAGGCCACCTTCCTGTCCCGCTTCGCCCGCAGCGTCACCGTCGTCCACCGCCGGGGCTCGCTGCGCGCCTCCAAGGCGATGCAGGAGCGCGCCTTCGCCGACCCGAAGATCACCTTCGCCTGGGACAGCGCGGTCGAGGAGATCCACGGGGACCCGAAGCTCTCCGGCGTGACCCTGCGCGACACCAACACCGGTGACCTGCGCGAGCTGCCCGTCACCGGCCTGTTCATCGCGATCGGCCACGACCCGCGCACCGAGCTGTTCAAGGGCCAGCTCGACCTGGACGCCGAGGGCTACCTCAAGGTGGAGGCCCCCTCCACCCGCACCAACGTGCCCGGCGTCTTCGCCGCCGGCGACGTGGTGGACCACACCTACCGCCAGGCCATCACCGCCGCCGGCACCGGCTGCTCCGCCGCGCTGGACGCCGAGCGGTACCTGGCCGCGCTGGCCGACGCCGACGAGGCCCCGGCCGCCGTCGTCGCGGTCTGA
- the trxA gene encoding thioredoxin: MAGATKEVTDATFDAEVLKSDKPVLVDFWATWCGPCRQVAPVLEDIAAEHADKLTVVKLDVDANQETAAAYNVISIPTLNVYKGGELVKTITGARPKAALLRELAEYL; this comes from the coding sequence GTGGCCGGCGCCACCAAGGAAGTAACCGACGCCACCTTCGACGCCGAGGTGCTCAAGAGCGACAAGCCCGTCCTCGTCGACTTCTGGGCCACCTGGTGCGGCCCGTGCCGCCAGGTCGCCCCGGTCCTGGAGGACATCGCGGCCGAGCACGCCGACAAGCTGACCGTGGTCAAGCTCGACGTGGACGCCAACCAGGAGACCGCCGCGGCGTACAACGTGATCTCCATCCCGACGCTGAACGTCTACAAGGGCGGCGAGCTGGTGAAGACCATCACCGGTGCCCGCCCGAAGGCCGCGCTGCTGCGCGAGCTCGCCGAGTACCTGTAG
- a CDS encoding GNAT family N-acetyltransferase has protein sequence MGRRVVPLTLDNLADLPNTCRSCVFWELDPVSGRDAQDAGKGELEKEGWISAVLLEWGSCGRVAYVDDRPAGFVLYAPPAYVPRGQSFPTSPISPDAVQLMVSRVLPDFQGQGLGRVLVQSVAKDLIRRGFRAIEAFGAQGREVPSCVLPADHLLAVGFKTVRPHHRYPRLRLEARTTLSWRGDVEGALERLLGGGRKEPALRPF, from the coding sequence GTGGGACGGAGGGTCGTTCCGCTGACGCTGGACAACCTCGCTGATCTGCCGAACACCTGCCGCTCCTGCGTCTTCTGGGAGCTCGACCCGGTCAGCGGGCGGGACGCGCAGGACGCCGGCAAGGGGGAGTTGGAGAAGGAGGGGTGGATCTCCGCGGTGCTGCTGGAGTGGGGGTCCTGCGGGCGGGTCGCCTACGTGGACGACCGCCCGGCCGGGTTCGTGCTCTACGCCCCGCCCGCCTACGTGCCGCGCGGGCAGTCCTTCCCGACCAGCCCGATCTCGCCGGACGCGGTGCAGCTGATGGTGTCCCGGGTGCTGCCGGACTTCCAGGGGCAGGGCCTGGGACGGGTGCTGGTGCAGTCGGTGGCCAAGGACCTGATCCGGCGCGGCTTCCGGGCGATCGAGGCGTTCGGCGCGCAGGGGCGGGAGGTGCCGAGCTGCGTACTGCCCGCCGACCACCTGCTGGCGGTGGGCTTCAAGACCGTCCGCCCGCACCACAGGTACCCGCGGCTGCGGTTGGAGGCGCGCACCACGCTCTCCTGGCGGGGCGACGTGGAGGGCGCCTTGGAGCGGCTGCTCGGCGGCGGGCGCAAGGAGCCGGCGCTGCGGCCGTTCTGA
- a CDS encoding ParB/RepB/Spo0J family partition protein has protein sequence MSGTRRGLGRGLGALIPATQPAAVGGAPAESAGTVAVAPVVPTDRGTVAAKAAAESLRELAGDQRRSVLEAALTPVNGARFAELPLESIRPNPRQPREVFDEVKLAELVSSIREVGLLQPVVVRQTGPDGYELIMGERRWRASREAGLDVIPAIVRATDDDKLLLDALLENLHRAELNALEEAAAYDQLLRDFGCTHDELADRVGKSRPHVSNTLRLMKLPVSVQLKVAAGEVTAGHAKAILMVPDAERQEKLAARVVAELLSVRATEEIAKLMAGVEPKKRAPRADPLPTPAFEELAGRLSDRFETRVKVEVSQRDGKLGKGKVVLEFGSVEDLNRILDSLAPGERGLPLS, from the coding sequence GTGAGTGGCACGCGCAGGGGTCTGGGCAGGGGTCTGGGGGCGCTGATCCCGGCGACCCAGCCGGCGGCCGTAGGTGGAGCTCCGGCCGAGTCGGCCGGGACCGTCGCGGTGGCGCCGGTGGTGCCGACCGACCGCGGCACGGTGGCGGCCAAGGCCGCCGCGGAGAGCCTGCGGGAGCTGGCCGGAGACCAGCGCCGCAGCGTCCTGGAGGCGGCGCTGACCCCGGTGAACGGCGCCCGGTTCGCTGAGCTGCCGCTGGAGTCGATCCGGCCCAACCCGCGCCAGCCGCGCGAGGTGTTCGACGAGGTGAAGCTCGCCGAGCTGGTCTCCTCGATCAGGGAGGTCGGCCTGCTGCAGCCCGTGGTGGTCCGTCAGACCGGGCCCGACGGCTACGAGCTGATCATGGGCGAGCGCCGCTGGCGGGCCTCCCGGGAGGCCGGTCTCGACGTCATCCCGGCGATCGTCCGGGCCACCGACGACGACAAGCTGCTGCTGGACGCGCTGCTGGAGAACCTGCACCGGGCCGAGCTGAACGCGCTGGAGGAGGCCGCGGCCTACGACCAGCTGCTGCGCGACTTCGGCTGCACGCACGACGAGTTGGCCGACCGGGTGGGCAAGTCCCGGCCGCACGTCTCCAACACGCTGCGGCTGATGAAGCTGCCGGTGTCGGTGCAGCTGAAGGTGGCGGCGGGGGAGGTCACCGCCGGGCACGCCAAGGCGATCCTGATGGTGCCGGACGCCGAGCGGCAGGAGAAGCTGGCCGCGCGGGTGGTGGCCGAGCTGCTCTCGGTGCGGGCCACCGAGGAGATCGCCAAGCTGATGGCCGGCGTCGAGCCGAAGAAGCGCGCCCCGCGCGCCGACCCGCTGCCCACCCCGGCCTTCGAGGAGCTGGCCGGGCGGCTCTCGGACCGCTTCGAGACCAGGGTCAAGGTCGAGGTCTCGCAGCGCGACGGCAAGCTCGGCAAGGGCAAGGTGGTACTGGAGTTCGGTTCGGTCGAGGACCTGAACCGGATCCTGGACAGTCTGGCCCCGGGCGAGCGGGGGCTGCCGCTGTCCTGA
- a CDS encoding ParA family protein, translating into MQESEIVDQVDDTPVARAAHTAVPAVGHAGEALPRPAATRVMVVANQKGGVGKTTTTVNLAAGLAMHGLRVLVIDLDPQGNASTALGIDHHAEVPSIYDVLVEGKPLADVVQPVVDVEGLFCCPATIDLAGAEIELVSLVARESRLQRAIAAYEQPLDYVLIDCPPSLGLLTVNAMVAGQEVLIPIQCEYYALEGLGQLLRNVELVRAHLNPSLHVSTILLTMYDARTRLAAQVAEEVRTHFEKEVLATAIPRSVRISEAPSYGQTVLSYDPGSTGALSYLEAARELALRAEVAKSTVGRHRAGAAVVPSQSGGETSAPTAQHSSMEGKR; encoded by the coding sequence ATGCAGGAGTCGGAGATCGTCGATCAGGTGGATGACACCCCCGTCGCCCGGGCCGCGCACACCGCCGTCCCGGCCGTCGGGCACGCCGGGGAGGCGCTGCCCCGGCCCGCCGCGACCCGGGTCATGGTGGTCGCCAACCAGAAGGGCGGGGTGGGCAAGACCACCACCACCGTCAACCTGGCCGCCGGGCTGGCCATGCACGGCCTGCGCGTGCTGGTCATCGACCTCGACCCGCAGGGCAACGCCTCGACCGCGCTCGGCATCGACCACCACGCCGAGGTGCCGTCCATCTACGACGTGCTGGTCGAGGGCAAGCCGCTGGCCGACGTGGTGCAGCCGGTGGTCGACGTGGAGGGGCTGTTCTGCTGCCCGGCCACCATCGACCTGGCGGGCGCCGAGATCGAGCTGGTCTCGCTGGTCGCCCGGGAGAGCCGGCTGCAGCGCGCCATCGCCGCCTACGAGCAGCCGCTGGACTACGTGCTGATCGACTGCCCGCCCTCGCTGGGGCTGCTGACCGTCAACGCGATGGTGGCCGGCCAGGAGGTGCTGATCCCGATCCAGTGCGAGTACTACGCGCTGGAGGGCCTTGGCCAGCTGCTGCGCAACGTGGAACTGGTGCGGGCGCACCTGAACCCCTCGCTGCACGTGTCGACCATCCTGCTCACCATGTACGACGCCCGGACCAGGCTGGCCGCGCAGGTCGCCGAGGAGGTGCGGACGCACTTCGAGAAGGAGGTGCTGGCCACCGCCATCCCGCGGTCGGTGCGCATCTCCGAGGCCCCCAGCTACGGGCAGACCGTGCTGAGCTACGACCCGGGTTCCACCGGCGCGCTCTCCTACCTGGAGGCGGCGCGCGAGCTGGCGCTGCGGGCCGAGGTCGCCAAGTCGACGGTCGGGCGGCACCGGGCGGGCGCGGCGGTCGTTCCGTCGCAGAGCGGCGGGGAGACGTCCGCGCCGACGGCACAGCACAGTTCGATGGAGGGCAAGCGGTGA
- the rsmG gene encoding 16S rRNA (guanine(527)-N(7))-methyltransferase RsmG, whose amino-acid sequence MDRDDTEPEAPLEGPGQTPEAAGRIFGDRLPQAVRYTELLATAGVQRGLIGPREVPRLWDRHVLNCAVLAELLPAEVSLCDVGSGAGLPGIPVALARPDVSVTLLEPLLRRTTFLEEVVRELGLENVTVLRGRAEETVGKLAVDVVTARAVAPLDRLAGWGMPLLRPYGQMLALKGDTAEQELADSRAALARLGAVKWSVIGVGEGVLVTPTRVVRVEAGESPGGVKAATRRARAARAGRGGKGGEGAGRRGTGRGRR is encoded by the coding sequence ATGGACAGGGACGACACGGAGCCCGAGGCGCCGTTGGAGGGGCCGGGTCAGACCCCGGAGGCGGCGGGACGGATCTTCGGCGATCGGCTGCCGCAGGCCGTGCGCTACACCGAGCTGCTGGCGACCGCCGGGGTGCAGCGCGGGCTGATCGGCCCGCGCGAGGTGCCCCGGCTGTGGGACCGGCACGTGCTCAACTGCGCGGTGCTGGCCGAGCTGCTGCCCGCCGAGGTCTCGCTGTGCGACGTCGGCTCGGGCGCCGGCCTGCCGGGCATCCCGGTGGCGCTGGCCCGGCCGGACGTGTCGGTGACCCTGCTGGAGCCGCTGCTGCGGCGCACCACCTTCCTGGAGGAGGTGGTCCGCGAACTCGGCCTGGAGAACGTCACCGTGCTGCGCGGCCGGGCCGAGGAGACGGTCGGCAAGCTGGCGGTGGACGTGGTGACCGCCCGCGCGGTGGCGCCGCTGGACCGGCTGGCCGGCTGGGGCATGCCGCTGCTGCGCCCGTACGGGCAGATGCTGGCGCTGAAGGGCGACACCGCCGAGCAGGAGCTGGCGGACTCGCGGGCGGCGCTGGCCCGGCTCGGCGCGGTGAAGTGGTCGGTGATCGGGGTCGGCGAGGGCGTGCTGGTGACCCCGACCCGGGTGGTGCGGGTGGAGGCGGGGGAGAGCCCCGGCGGCGTCAAGGCGGCCACCCGCCGGGCCCGGGCGGCCCGGGCCGGCCGCGGTGGCAAGGGCGGCGAGGGCGCGGGTCGGCGCGGCACCGGCCGCGGGCGGCGCTGA
- a CDS encoding R3H domain-containing nucleic acid-binding protein, with product MTDGTTSAVDTAPAGESALSRLEHEGDIAADYLEGLLDIADLDGDIDMDVEGDRALVSIVGEGDDRTLQRLVGQDGEVLEALQELTRLAVHRETGERSRLMLDVAGFRARKRAELAELGAEASERVKSTGEQVKLRPMTPFERKVVHDAVAAAGLRSESEGEEPQRCVVVLPA from the coding sequence GTGACGGATGGCACCACCTCCGCCGTCGACACCGCGCCGGCCGGTGAGAGCGCCCTCTCGCGTCTGGAGCACGAGGGTGACATCGCCGCCGACTACCTGGAGGGTCTGCTGGACATCGCGGACCTGGACGGCGACATCGACATGGACGTCGAGGGGGACCGGGCGCTGGTCTCCATCGTCGGCGAGGGCGACGACCGGACGCTGCAGCGGCTGGTGGGCCAGGACGGCGAGGTGCTGGAGGCGCTCCAGGAGCTGACCCGGCTGGCCGTGCACCGGGAGACCGGTGAGCGCAGCCGCCTGATGCTGGACGTCGCGGGCTTCCGGGCGCGCAAGCGGGCCGAGCTGGCGGAGCTGGGGGCGGAGGCGTCCGAGCGGGTCAAGAGCACCGGCGAGCAGGTCAAGCTGCGGCCGATGACCCCGTTCGAGCGCAAGGTGGTGCACGACGCGGTGGCTGCCGCGGGTCTGCGCAGCGAGTCGGAGGGCGAGGAGCCCCAGCGGTGCGTGGTCGTGCTGCCGGCTTGA
- the yidC gene encoding membrane protein insertase YidC, which produces MTFGFLSPLYTAVSWIIVQFHSLFSHVFDPDGGLAWGLSIVMMVVVIRICLIPLFVKQIKATRAMQAIQPKMKAIQERYKNDKQRQSEEMMKLYKEAGTNPFSSCLPILVQAPFFTALYGVLASIANDKTIGVIDQPLLESAKQAHIFGAPLSAKFVGADSIHIQIVCAVMIVLMSLSQFVTQRQLMTKNVDLSVKTPFMQQQKMLMYVFPVMFAVMGINFPVGVLVYWLTTNVWSMGQQLIVIRNNPTPGSRAWDERQVRLKKAGRINPDGSIQKAGVMAMLTGSKNPKGVEADAQAAVAESVQVRRQQPRKQSKAQRQATATHQSHTAEPADAPDAAADGAEAKPAAATSADAGKSGTKAGGAKPGAQSGQGQRQQPRRGGQAGQRPKKK; this is translated from the coding sequence GTGACCTTCGGTTTTCTGAGTCCCCTCTACACAGCGGTGTCCTGGATCATCGTCCAGTTCCACTCGCTGTTCAGCCACGTCTTCGATCCCGACGGCGGTCTGGCGTGGGGTCTGTCCATCGTGATGATGGTGGTCGTCATCCGGATCTGCCTGATCCCGCTCTTCGTGAAGCAGATCAAGGCGACCCGGGCCATGCAGGCGATCCAGCCGAAGATGAAGGCCATCCAGGAGCGCTACAAGAACGACAAGCAGCGCCAGTCCGAAGAGATGATGAAGCTGTACAAGGAGGCGGGCACCAACCCGTTCTCCTCGTGCCTTCCGATCCTCGTGCAGGCGCCGTTCTTCACCGCCCTCTACGGCGTGCTGGCCTCGATCGCCAACGACAAGACGATCGGCGTCATCGACCAGCCGCTGCTGGAGAGCGCCAAGCAGGCCCACATCTTCGGCGCCCCGCTGTCGGCCAAGTTCGTCGGTGCGGACAGCATCCACATCCAGATCGTCTGCGCGGTCATGATCGTGCTGATGTCGCTGTCGCAGTTCGTCACCCAGCGCCAGCTGATGACCAAGAACGTCGACCTGTCGGTCAAGACGCCGTTCATGCAGCAGCAGAAGATGCTGATGTACGTCTTCCCGGTCATGTTCGCCGTGATGGGCATCAACTTCCCGGTCGGTGTGCTGGTCTACTGGCTCACCACCAACGTCTGGTCGATGGGCCAGCAGCTGATCGTCATCCGCAACAACCCGACGCCGGGCAGCCGGGCGTGGGACGAGCGCCAGGTGCGGCTGAAGAAGGCGGGCCGGATCAACCCGGACGGTTCGATCCAGAAGGCCGGCGTGATGGCGATGCTCACCGGCTCCAAGAACCCGAAGGGCGTGGAGGCCGACGCGCAGGCGGCGGTCGCGGAGAGCGTGCAGGTGCGTCGGCAGCAGCCGCGCAAGCAGAGCAAGGCCCAGCGCCAGGCGACCGCCACCCACCAGTCGCACACCGCGGAGCCCGCGGACGCGCCGGACGCGGCGGCGGACGGGGCGGAGGCCAAGCCGGCCGCGGCCACCTCGGCCGACGCCGGGAAGTCCGGTACGAAGGCGGGCGGGGCGAAGCCGGGGGCCCAGTCGGGCCAGGGCCAGCGCCAGCAGCCGCGGCGCGGTGGCCAGGCCGGCCAGCGGCCGAAGAAGAAGTAG
- the yidD gene encoding membrane protein insertion efficiency factor YidD, translating to MKYLLMGLIRLYQWTISPLLGPVCRYYPSCSHYGYEAVRVHGAIKGGWLTGWRILRCNPWSPGGVDHVPPRKHPVWHRRLRNLLNPTSGTAEPEPVAKPDAQGV from the coding sequence ATGAAGTACCTGCTGATGGGCCTGATCAGGCTCTACCAGTGGACCATCAGTCCGCTGCTCGGTCCGGTGTGCCGTTATTACCCCTCGTGCTCCCACTACGGGTACGAGGCGGTTCGCGTCCACGGCGCGATCAAGGGCGGCTGGCTGACCGGCTGGCGCATCCTCCGCTGCAACCCTTGGTCTCCCGGTGGGGTTGACCACGTTCCGCCGCGAAAGCACCCGGTGTGGCACCGCCGGCTGCGCAATCTGCTGAACCCCACGAGCGGGACCGCCGAGCCGGAGCCGGTGGCGAAGCCCGATGCCCAAGGAGTCTGA
- the rnpA gene encoding ribonuclease P protein component, which translates to MLPTENRLRRRQDFATAVKRGRRAGRPLLVVHLHREVDPEAGAGRNSDSHPHVAEGLPSARAGFVVSKAVGPAVVRNAVKRRLRHLVRERLSRLPAGSLIVVRALPAAATAPYSDLEHDLDAALRRLLRSEPTGSAPTGTGR; encoded by the coding sequence GTGCTGCCCACCGAGAATCGGCTGCGGCGGCGCCAGGACTTCGCGACCGCGGTGAAACGCGGTCGCCGCGCAGGCCGGCCCCTGCTGGTGGTCCACCTCCACAGAGAGGTGGACCCCGAGGCGGGAGCCGGCCGGAACAGCGACTCACACCCGCACGTCGCCGAGGGGCTTCCTTCGGCGCGTGCGGGTTTCGTCGTGAGCAAGGCCGTGGGGCCGGCCGTGGTCCGCAACGCGGTGAAGCGTCGGCTGCGTCACCTGGTCCGCGAGCGCCTGTCCCGGTTGCCCGCAGGTAGCCTGATAGTGGTACGGGCGCTGCCGGCTGCGGCGACGGCTCCGTACTCGGACCTTGAGCACGACCTGGACGCGGCGCTGCGGCGCCTGCTCAGGTCGGAACCGACCGGCAGTGCCCCGACGGGAACAGGGCGATGA
- the rpmH gene encoding 50S ribosomal protein L34 has protein sequence MSKRTFQPNNRRRAKTHGFRLRMRTRAGRAILANRRAKGRTALSA, from the coding sequence GTGAGCAAGCGCACCTTCCAGCCGAACAACCGTCGTCGCGCCAAGACCCACGGCTTCCGGCTGCGCATGCGTACCCGTGCCGGCCGCGCCATCCTGGCGAACCGCCGTGCCAAGGGCCGCACCGCCCTGTCCGCCTGA
- the dnaA gene encoding chromosomal replication initiator protein DnaA, whose translation MADVNSDLVLMWSRVVERLVSDSDVVEKDKNWVRRTQPMWMMHDTALLAAPNEFAKQVLEGRLLPQLTEAISQEFGRQVRIAVMVDANAAPAGEPDQDQELDPEPVPEWPHPRPEQSYPARVEQPYSARAEQPYPSGPAGGYQQQGPPPGAWPGRGGDDYQRPPYPSGYPAAEPYRAPAQAPYHDHQPGAEAGGWGDPAPVPERRPEPAPRRSHRPGPDSAQGDLFGGALGSPDEDRPRQGGARRGARPATPAHSQVERPPGVPAPPGAPPAGGPRKDEPNARLNPKYLFDTFVIGASNRFAHAAAVAVAEAPAKAYNPLFVYGESGLGKTHLLHAIGHYSRSLFPGTRVRYVSSEEFTNEFINSIRDGKADAFRKRYRDIDILLVDDIQFLASKESTQEEFFHTFNTLHNANKQIVLSSDRPPKQLITLEDRLRNRFEWGLITDVTPPELETRIAILRKKAIQEQLNAPADVLEFIASRITRNIRELEGALIRVTAFANLNRAPVDLELAGIVLKDLIPGGDEDAGPEITAQVIMQQTAAYFGLGVEDLCGSSRSRVLVTARQIAMYLCRELTDLSLPKIGAQFGGRDHTTVMHADRKIRSLMAERRSIYNQVTELTNRIKS comes from the coding sequence GTGGCTGATGTCAACAGCGATCTCGTCCTGATGTGGTCGAGGGTCGTCGAGCGACTGGTCAGCGACAGCGATGTCGTGGAGAAGGACAAGAACTGGGTCCGCCGCACCCAGCCGATGTGGATGATGCACGACACCGCCCTGCTGGCGGCGCCCAACGAGTTCGCCAAGCAGGTGCTGGAGGGCCGGCTGCTGCCGCAGCTGACCGAGGCCATCTCGCAGGAGTTCGGCCGCCAGGTGCGGATCGCGGTGATGGTGGACGCCAACGCCGCCCCGGCCGGCGAGCCGGACCAGGACCAGGAGCTCGACCCCGAGCCCGTCCCGGAGTGGCCGCACCCGCGTCCCGAGCAGTCCTACCCGGCGCGCGTCGAGCAGCCCTACTCCGCCCGGGCCGAGCAGCCGTACCCGTCCGGGCCCGCCGGGGGCTACCAGCAGCAGGGCCCGCCGCCCGGGGCCTGGCCGGGCCGGGGCGGGGACGACTACCAGCGGCCGCCGTACCCGTCCGGCTACCCGGCCGCCGAGCCCTACCGGGCGCCGGCCCAGGCCCCGTACCACGACCACCAGCCCGGTGCGGAGGCCGGCGGCTGGGGCGACCCGGCCCCGGTGCCCGAGCGGCGCCCGGAGCCCGCCCCGCGCCGCTCGCACCGGCCCGGACCGGACTCCGCGCAGGGCGACCTGTTCGGCGGGGCGCTCGGCTCCCCGGACGAGGACCGGCCGCGACAGGGCGGCGCGCGCCGGGGCGCCCGGCCCGCCACCCCGGCGCACTCCCAGGTCGAGCGCCCCCCGGGTGTCCCGGCCCCGCCCGGCGCTCCCCCGGCGGGCGGCCCCCGCAAGGACGAACCGAACGCCCGGCTGAACCCCAAGTACCTGTTCGACACCTTCGTGATCGGCGCCTCCAACCGCTTCGCGCACGCCGCGGCGGTGGCGGTGGCCGAGGCGCCGGCCAAGGCGTACAACCCGCTCTTCGTCTACGGCGAGTCCGGCCTCGGCAAGACCCACCTGCTGCACGCCATCGGGCACTACTCGCGCAGCCTGTTCCCGGGCACCCGGGTGCGCTACGTGAGCTCGGAGGAGTTCACCAACGAGTTCATCAACTCGATCCGGGACGGCAAGGCGGACGCGTTCCGCAAGCGCTACCGGGACATCGACATCCTGCTGGTCGACGACATCCAGTTCCTGGCCAGCAAGGAGTCGACGCAGGAGGAGTTCTTCCACACCTTCAACACCCTGCACAACGCGAACAAGCAGATCGTCCTCTCGTCGGACCGGCCGCCCAAGCAGCTGATCACCCTGGAGGACCGGCTGCGCAACCGCTTCGAGTGGGGGCTGATCACCGACGTCACCCCGCCGGAGCTGGAGACCCGGATCGCGATCCTGCGCAAGAAGGCGATCCAGGAGCAGCTGAACGCCCCCGCCGACGTGCTGGAGTTCATCGCCTCCCGGATCACCCGCAACATCCGGGAGCTGGAGGGCGCGCTGATCCGGGTCACCGCGTTCGCCAACCTGAACCGGGCCCCGGTGGACCTGGAGCTGGCCGGCATCGTCCTCAAGGACCTGATCCCGGGCGGGGACGAGGACGCCGGGCCGGAGATCACCGCGCAGGTGATCATGCAGCAGACCGCCGCGTACTTCGGGCTGGGCGTCGAGGATCTGTGCGGGTCCTCGCGCAGCCGGGTGCTGGTGACGGCCCGTCAGATCGCCATGTACCTGTGCCGGGAGCTGACCGACCTGTCGCTGCCGAAGATCGGCGCCCAGTTCGGCGGCCGGGACCACACCACGGTGATGCACGCGGACCGCAAGATCCGCTCGCTGATGGCCGAGCGGCGGTCCATCTACAACCAGGTCACCGAGTTGACCAACCGCATCAAGAGCTAG